GAGAAGCTTCTTGATTAGATGGTGCATGCTGCGAAACCTCCGGGAGAGGAGTTCAGCATACATACGATAATATACTATCGCAATACTAAGTATAACTACGCATAATGAAGTTTATGTTAATAATTGAACAAACGGCGCAGAGGGTTTATTATGTAAAATTGGGATACTTGAATGGTGTTTTTGGCGACTGAGCCTCAGGGGTCATGGTGAAGTGAGACTTGGCCCGGCGCTGTTACTTTGACGCATCGCGAATGCGAACACCCATAGCCCCGCAAGCACCAGACTTAACAATGCGTTCCAACTGGCCATCGACAAAGTTAGAAATTCCCATGCCACCTGATCGCACATGACTAAGTTAGATGCCCCATCGGTAGACAAAAGGTCCTCGGCCGACATTGAGCTCATGTCGAGCCCGGATCCCGTACAGGACGTAGGCCCTTCCCACCAATCCCGTTCGACACCCGTGTGGAAGACGCCGAGTGCCGCAGTCGTTGCCGCAGAAGCTGCGCCGATGAGCAAGAGTGGAATTATCGGTAGCCCCATCGTCAAAAGCAGACCCATGCCGATTGCAACTACATGCGGATACCGCTGCCAAATGCACATCGCGCAGGGTGCATAGCCCAAAGCCTGAAACACGAAAGCTGCAAAGAGCAAAGCCGCCGACCCAGCAGCCGCGAGAAGACCAATTTGTTTTCCCGAATAGCTCAAGCTTTAATCCGTTCATGACAGCAATATCGCCAGAGGCTGAAGATGCATTTGCACTCAACCTCCGATCGCTTGACTATCTCCGCAATGCTATGTTTTCACGAATAATATTGTATCGGTTTGTAAAGTTGACGCGTCGCAAGTTGAGACGGTATGATTGACCGCCAATGCGACCCCAATTTACGGCTGAGGATGGACACCAAGAAGCGATCAACGCTATTGACGATCGGTGCGATCTTAGCGGGTTACACTGCCCTCCGTACGGTGCCCTCTTTGCTGCCCGAAAGGCTCGAACTCGTTCCGCTCGACACTCCGATTGGTTTTCGAAAATATGTGGCGGGAGAGACTTCAGGCGGATTTGACCCATTCGTAGGTTTGGGCAACGTTGACAGTGCTGAGGCGACAGCACGGAAAGCCGCGGCCCTGAAGAGGGTTTCCGAAGATATTTGTGGTGCGCTCTATGGGGGTCTTGAAACGACTGCATCGAAGATTCCGATGGCCTCGTTCTC
This genomic stretch from Pseudosulfitobacter sp. DSM 107133 harbors:
- a CDS encoding disulfide bond formation protein B, with translation MSYSGKQIGLLAAAGSAALLFAAFVFQALGYAPCAMCIWQRYPHVVAIGMGLLLTMGLPIIPLLLIGAASAATTAALGVFHTGVERDWWEGPTSCTGSGLDMSSMSAEDLLSTDGASNLVMCDQVAWEFLTLSMASWNALLSLVLAGLWVFAFAMRQSNSAGPSLTSP